The Sorangiineae bacterium MSr11367 genome window below encodes:
- a CDS encoding alpha/beta hydrolase, giving the protein MYTADQVRTELRNEPHDFLDIGHSQIAHWRFGRGPDLLFVHGWPLHAATFRDFVPPLAERFTCHLIDLPHIGHTQSKQDAPTGLSEHAASLRRVVDALDLTRFAYVAHDSGAVAARIAAKDDPRVVGLALGDTEIPGHVPPILEAYRISAQMPGTNHILRLLMRLRSFRHSRLAFGGCFTHRSSIEGEFYDLFVRPLIDSHEATAGQMLLAKYLDFGVVEGLVHVHRRILAPTLLVWGTEDPFFPIDKARNMVSQFGGGAELRAIQGASLYCHEDRAAEFLAHVDPFLTRCFERGQG; this is encoded by the coding sequence ATGTACACCGCCGACCAGGTTCGCACCGAACTGCGCAACGAGCCGCACGATTTTCTCGACATTGGCCATAGCCAAATAGCCCATTGGCGATTTGGTCGAGGTCCAGATCTCCTGTTCGTCCATGGCTGGCCGTTGCACGCGGCCACCTTTCGCGATTTCGTGCCGCCGCTGGCCGAGCGATTCACATGCCATTTGATCGATCTGCCTCACATTGGCCACACCCAATCGAAGCAGGACGCGCCCACCGGATTGAGCGAACACGCGGCGAGCTTGCGCCGGGTGGTCGACGCGCTGGACCTCACGCGCTTTGCGTACGTGGCCCACGACAGCGGTGCCGTGGCCGCACGGATCGCCGCCAAAGACGATCCGCGCGTCGTCGGGCTGGCGCTGGGTGACACGGAAATCCCGGGCCATGTGCCGCCGATCTTGGAGGCGTACCGCATCTCCGCGCAGATGCCCGGAACGAATCACATTCTGCGCCTTCTCATGCGTCTTCGCTCCTTTCGGCATTCCCGGCTCGCCTTCGGCGGGTGCTTCACGCACCGAAGCAGCATCGAAGGCGAATTCTACGACCTTTTCGTGCGCCCATTGATTGACTCGCACGAGGCCACCGCGGGCCAAATGCTGCTGGCGAAATACCTCGACTTCGGGGTCGTCGAAGGACTCGTCCACGTGCACCGGCGCATCCTCGCGCCGACCCTTCTCGTGTGGGGCACCGAAGACCCCTTCTTCCCCATCGACAAAGCCCGCAACATGGTTTCCCAATTCGGGGGCGGCGCCGAATTGCGCGCAATCCAAGGCGCGAGCCTCTACTGCCACGAGGATCGCGCCGCGGAGTTTTTAGCGCATGTCGACCCTTTCCTCACCCGATGCTTCGAGCGGGGCCAAGGTTAA
- a CDS encoding S1 family peptidase has translation MNKSYLLPFLLACVAPGCSEGSDGRPNEAESRSNTASIINGTDSTAEQDAVVLIADYNPSTQKSGRCTGTLLAPNLVLTARHCVAVRTDGADPCASNAVSGSQDPSIFYIFTGAKLPGDPSNADVRAKAAARGKKVITEEGNTLQCGHDLALLLLDKDIPNAKILPVRLDMPTLPGNVMTAVGWGMTAAGTVPSTRQQKKGLNVYQTGPAEGSDVHPALAEGEFVIIGEAACVGDSGGPVITSLRGVAGVVSLVGGGPGENPPDYCSGSKAGAIYTKTDFHKDLILSAYAEAGHEPWIEGEPAPGTKPPSLDGGGGGGGGGGGDKDGGTGDPGAQDGGSSKSGCAISPGVSSFGGTGLFALIGLAAFARRRRRAHD, from the coding sequence ATGAACAAATCTTACCTACTCCCATTTCTTCTGGCTTGCGTTGCACCCGGTTGCTCGGAGGGCAGCGACGGTCGTCCAAATGAGGCCGAGAGCCGCTCGAATACGGCGTCGATCATCAACGGGACGGATTCGACGGCCGAGCAAGACGCGGTGGTCTTGATCGCCGATTACAATCCATCGACGCAAAAGAGCGGACGGTGCACCGGGACATTGTTGGCACCAAACCTGGTGCTGACCGCGCGCCATTGCGTTGCGGTGAGAACCGATGGGGCGGACCCATGCGCCTCGAACGCCGTCTCGGGTAGCCAGGATCCGTCGATCTTCTACATCTTCACGGGGGCGAAGCTGCCTGGCGATCCGTCGAATGCGGACGTTCGCGCGAAAGCGGCGGCCCGTGGAAAGAAAGTGATCACCGAGGAGGGCAATACCCTTCAGTGCGGTCACGATTTGGCCTTGCTCCTTTTGGACAAGGACATCCCCAATGCGAAGATCCTCCCGGTCCGTCTGGACATGCCCACGCTCCCAGGAAACGTCATGACCGCCGTGGGGTGGGGCATGACCGCGGCGGGCACCGTCCCGTCGACGCGCCAGCAGAAAAAGGGCCTCAACGTGTACCAAACGGGGCCCGCCGAAGGGAGTGACGTCCATCCCGCTCTTGCCGAAGGAGAGTTCGTCATCATCGGCGAGGCCGCATGCGTCGGCGACAGCGGCGGTCCTGTCATCACGAGCTTGCGCGGCGTGGCCGGGGTCGTATCGCTCGTCGGCGGTGGCCCGGGAGAGAATCCGCCGGACTATTGCTCGGGGTCGAAAGCGGGCGCCATTTACACGAAGACGGACTTCCACAAAGATCTCATTTTGAGTGCCTACGCCGAAGCTGGGCACGAGCCGTGGATCGAGGGCGAACCCGCACCGGGCACCAAGCCTCCCTCGTTGGATGGCGGCGGTGGCGGTGGTGGCGGCGGCGGCGGCGACAAGGACGGCGGCACGGGCGATCCCGGTGCACAAGATGGGGGTAGCTCGAAGAGCGGTTGCGCGATCTCTCCCGGCGTGTCGTCTTTTGGCGGAACGGGACTGTTCGCGCTGATCGGGTTGGCGGCCTTCGCGCGGCGTCGCCGTCGCGCGCACGATTGA
- a CDS encoding RNA polymerase sigma factor — MIASDTHRTINAVWRIESPRLIAGLARIVRDVGLAEELAQDALVAALEQWPTSGIPDNPGAWLMGTAKHRAIDSLRRNKRIERKHEEIGHQIEAERELTVPDIEAAIDDDVGDDLLRLVFTSCHPVLSTEARVALTLRLLGGLTTEEIARAFLVPEPTVAQRIVRAKRTLAEAKVPFEVPRGPELAERVSSVLAVIYLIFNEGYSATAGDDWMRPGLCEDALRLGRILVGLMPDQPEVHGLVSLMEIQASRLGARVGPSGEPIRLLDQNRARWNHMLIRRGLGALARAEELGGANGAYALQAAIAAVHARAKTAEETDWARMAGLYAQLAQVTPSPVVELNRAVAVSMAFGPAEGLVIVDELMQEASLERYHLLPSVRGDFLEKLGRLDEARVEFERAAALTRNARERDLLLERAAATNRSK; from the coding sequence GTGATAGCGTCGGACACCCATCGCACGATCAACGCGGTCTGGAGAATCGAGTCACCCAGGCTCATCGCCGGACTCGCGCGGATCGTGCGCGATGTCGGCCTCGCGGAGGAGCTGGCGCAAGATGCGCTCGTCGCCGCCCTCGAGCAGTGGCCCACGTCGGGCATCCCGGACAATCCGGGCGCGTGGTTGATGGGAACGGCCAAGCACCGTGCGATCGATTCCTTGCGCCGCAACAAGCGCATCGAACGCAAGCACGAGGAGATCGGCCATCAAATCGAGGCCGAGCGCGAGCTCACGGTGCCGGACATCGAGGCCGCGATCGACGACGACGTGGGCGACGATCTGCTTCGCCTCGTCTTCACGTCGTGCCACCCCGTGCTGTCGACCGAGGCGCGCGTCGCGCTCACCTTGCGCCTCTTGGGCGGGCTCACCACCGAGGAGATCGCACGCGCATTTCTCGTGCCCGAGCCGACTGTGGCGCAACGGATCGTTCGCGCCAAGCGCACGCTCGCGGAGGCCAAGGTGCCCTTCGAGGTGCCGCGCGGGCCCGAGCTGGCTGAGCGCGTGTCGTCCGTGCTGGCGGTGATTTACCTCATCTTCAACGAGGGCTACTCCGCGACGGCGGGCGACGATTGGATGCGGCCGGGCCTCTGCGAAGATGCCTTGCGCCTCGGGCGTATCCTGGTCGGGCTCATGCCGGATCAACCCGAGGTGCACGGCCTGGTGTCGCTGATGGAGATTCAAGCGTCGCGTCTGGGCGCGCGGGTCGGGCCATCGGGAGAGCCCATTCGGCTTCTGGATCAGAATCGCGCGCGGTGGAATCATATGCTGATTCGCCGCGGCCTCGGGGCGCTCGCGCGGGCCGAGGAGCTGGGCGGTGCGAACGGCGCCTATGCGCTGCAAGCGGCGATTGCGGCGGTGCATGCGCGTGCGAAGACGGCGGAGGAAACGGATTGGGCGCGCATGGCGGGGCTCTATGCGCAGTTGGCGCAGGTCACGCCTTCGCCCGTCGTCGAATTGAATCGCGCCGTGGCCGTGTCCATGGCCTTCGGCCCCGCCGAGGGCCTCGTCATCGTGGACGAATTGATGCAAGAAGCGTCGCTCGAGCGCTACCACCTGTTGCCGAGCGTGCGGGGCGACTTCCTCGAAAAATTGGGCCGCCTCGACGAGGCCCGTGTCGAGTTCGAACGTGCCGCCGCGCTCACGCGCAATGCCCGCGAGCGCGATCTTTTGCTCGAGCGTGCGGCGGCGACAAACCGGTCGAAGTAA
- a CDS encoding YciI family protein: MRFMVIVKANKDSEAGILPSAELLTAMGKYNEELVKAGVMLSGEGLHPSAKGARIRFGAKEPTVIDGPFSEAKELVAGFWLFQVKSRDEAIDWIKRAPFGEGAELELRQVFDAEDFAPVDPTGELRDNEAKLRAQLESGAAKK; encoded by the coding sequence ATGCGATTCATGGTCATCGTCAAGGCGAACAAGGATTCGGAAGCCGGGATTCTGCCGAGCGCGGAACTGCTCACCGCCATGGGCAAGTACAATGAAGAGCTGGTGAAGGCTGGCGTGATGCTTTCAGGTGAAGGACTGCACCCGAGCGCGAAGGGCGCGCGCATCCGCTTTGGCGCCAAGGAGCCCACCGTCATCGATGGTCCCTTCAGCGAGGCGAAGGAGCTGGTCGCGGGCTTCTGGCTCTTTCAAGTGAAATCGCGCGACGAGGCCATCGACTGGATCAAGCGCGCGCCATTCGGCGAAGGTGCGGAGCTCGAGCTACGTCAGGTGTTCGACGCGGAGGACTTCGCCCCGGTCGATCCCACCGGCGAGTTGCGCGACAACGAGGCCAAGCTCCGTGCGCAGCTCGAATCCGGTGCCGCCAAGAAGTGA
- a CDS encoding serine/threonine protein kinase, whose product MASDQDLAEWGPVKNGARSEHPEMVGGRYVLHAPIARGGMATIHLAHLLGAQGFQRLVTAKRLHPQFAENPDFVSMFHDEARIASRIHHPNVVPVLDVVATRGELVLVQEYVHGVPLSHLCSKAFRNEGGNAGAPIPLKVAVAIVAGVLSGLEAAHETKDGMGEPLHIVHRDVSPQNVLVSADGVARLLDFGIAKARSSGHITRAGVLKGKVAYMAPEQLRSEPATRQVDIYAAGILLWELLAHRHMRTPRDQVAMLAAVLEGETPSLRDALALTPAAWTVAHGNTIVALERVLDRALARKPEARFETAAAMGRALLEACPAATTFEVAEWVKAVASEYLVNRQQLLLSVESSVRARSGSYEVSKTAIQEMMGFPSSSRVVVVASEAPNRSFRAALPWMVVALLAGALVVFVPRAWPQKPAPAVARAPAVAPVGSAPAATPAPESVPTEAVTGVASDIAAPTPAASATPIPIPARRGKRRHGAAASGLADPAPSASPTSATSTGAEASSDPCDPPFYYEGTRKLFKPNCL is encoded by the coding sequence ATGGCCAGCGATCAGGACCTTGCGGAGTGGGGCCCCGTCAAGAACGGAGCGCGTTCAGAGCATCCCGAGATGGTAGGGGGACGCTACGTCCTTCATGCGCCCATCGCCCGCGGTGGCATGGCGACCATCCACCTGGCGCATCTCCTTGGCGCGCAAGGCTTCCAGCGGCTGGTCACGGCGAAGCGGCTGCATCCCCAGTTTGCCGAGAATCCCGACTTCGTCTCGATGTTCCACGACGAAGCGCGCATCGCCTCGCGGATTCATCACCCCAACGTGGTGCCGGTGCTCGACGTGGTGGCCACGCGCGGGGAGCTCGTGCTCGTGCAGGAGTACGTGCACGGCGTTCCGCTGAGTCATCTTTGCAGCAAAGCCTTTCGCAACGAGGGCGGCAACGCCGGAGCGCCCATTCCGCTCAAGGTGGCCGTCGCCATCGTGGCGGGCGTGCTCTCGGGGCTGGAAGCTGCGCATGAAACGAAGGACGGCATGGGCGAGCCGCTGCACATCGTGCATCGCGATGTCTCGCCGCAGAACGTGCTGGTGAGCGCGGACGGAGTCGCACGCTTGCTCGACTTCGGCATCGCGAAGGCGCGCTCCAGCGGGCATATCACCCGTGCGGGGGTCCTCAAGGGCAAGGTCGCCTACATGGCGCCCGAGCAGCTGCGCAGCGAGCCGGCGACGCGCCAAGTGGACATCTATGCGGCGGGCATCCTTCTCTGGGAGCTCTTGGCCCACCGCCATATGCGCACGCCGCGCGATCAGGTGGCCATGCTCGCCGCGGTGCTGGAGGGAGAGACTCCGTCGCTCCGCGATGCCCTCGCCCTCACACCGGCCGCGTGGACCGTGGCGCACGGCAACACGATCGTTGCGCTCGAGCGGGTGCTCGATCGGGCGCTGGCGCGAAAGCCGGAAGCGCGGTTCGAAACCGCCGCGGCAATGGGCCGAGCGCTGCTCGAAGCATGCCCCGCGGCGACGACGTTCGAAGTCGCCGAATGGGTAAAGGCCGTGGCGTCGGAGTACTTGGTGAACCGGCAGCAGCTTCTCTTGTCGGTGGAGAGCAGCGTCCGGGCGCGCTCGGGATCGTACGAAGTGTCGAAGACGGCGATCCAAGAGATGATGGGCTTCCCCTCGTCCAGCCGGGTCGTCGTCGTGGCATCGGAGGCGCCGAATCGGTCCTTCCGCGCGGCACTGCCATGGATGGTGGTGGCGCTGCTCGCGGGGGCGTTGGTCGTGTTCGTGCCTCGTGCGTGGCCGCAGAAGCCAGCACCGGCGGTGGCGCGGGCTCCGGCGGTCGCGCCGGTGGGATCGGCGCCTGCAGCTACACCCGCACCGGAGTCGGTGCCCACGGAAGCGGTAACCGGTGTCGCCTCCGACATCGCAGCGCCCACGCCGGCGGCATCGGCGACGCCCATTCCCATTCCGGCGCGGCGCGGGAAGCGACGGCATGGTGCAGCGGCATCCGGGTTGGCGGATCCTGCGCCCTCGGCATCGCCGACCTCGGCGACATCGACCGGAGCGGAGGCATCATCGGACCCGTGCGATCCTCCGTTTTATTACGAGGGAACGCGAAAGCTCTTCAAGCCGAATTGCCTTTGA
- a CDS encoding SDR family oxidoreductase yields MHDTNGKVALVTGASSGIGLGIAKALLDRGYDVVATSRHASRAGTLVASEKLALVDGDVGEASTASRAVDTALSRFGKLDLLVNNAGIFIGRPFTDYTDDDYARLLSTNLTGFYHMTRAALRHMVPRQSGHIVNMGASLASQPMAGIPSALPMLIKGGIEAATRSLAIEYAARGIRVNVIAPGVIDTPMVPKDKHAQFAALSPANRIGTVEEIADAVLYLDGASFVSGEILHLDGGAHAGRWS; encoded by the coding sequence ATGCACGATACGAATGGGAAAGTGGCCCTGGTCACGGGCGCCTCCAGTGGAATTGGACTCGGTATTGCCAAAGCGCTTTTGGACCGTGGCTACGACGTCGTGGCCACGTCGCGCCACGCTTCGCGTGCTGGCACGCTCGTCGCGTCCGAGAAGCTCGCCCTGGTCGATGGCGACGTCGGTGAGGCCAGCACGGCATCGCGCGCGGTCGATACGGCATTGTCGCGTTTCGGCAAGCTCGATTTGCTGGTCAACAATGCGGGCATTTTCATCGGGCGCCCCTTTACCGATTACACCGACGACGACTACGCGCGGCTCCTGTCGACGAACCTGACGGGCTTCTACCACATGACGCGCGCGGCACTGCGGCACATGGTCCCACGTCAATCGGGGCACATCGTCAACATGGGCGCGTCGTTGGCGAGCCAGCCCATGGCCGGCATACCGAGCGCGTTGCCCATGCTCATCAAAGGCGGCATCGAAGCGGCCACGCGATCGCTGGCCATCGAATACGCGGCGCGCGGCATCCGCGTGAACGTCATCGCCCCAGGCGTCATCGACACGCCGATGGTTCCCAAGGACAAACACGCACAATTCGCGGCCTTGAGCCCTGCGAACCGCATCGGAACCGTCGAGGAGATCGCCGACGCCGTGCTCTATCTCGATGGCGCTTCGTTCGTCTCGGGTGAGATCCTCCACCTTGACGGAGGCGCCCACGCGGGCAGGTGGTCCTAG
- a CDS encoding sigma-70 family RNA polymerase sigma factor, producing MSYAMSLDPMTHASGSTSFLSWVTSLVHEHRGQLLAYARRRGLDAEDALDAVQDSFTSFLTLPEARALAREREDAIKMLTVILRHHVMNRRSKQVRHGRARILLEAQASQAKGEDHDALVAHAEELARVQGCIVRMAKLQRNVVMLSLLDEQPHEEVAKILGISPGYVRVLVHRAREHIRLCSYIDETL from the coding sequence ATGTCCTACGCCATGTCGCTCGACCCCATGACCCATGCCTCCGGCTCCACGAGCTTTCTCTCCTGGGTCACCTCGCTAGTGCACGAGCATCGCGGGCAGCTGCTGGCGTATGCGCGTCGGCGCGGCCTCGATGCGGAAGATGCGCTCGATGCCGTGCAAGACAGCTTCACGTCGTTTCTGACCTTGCCCGAGGCGCGTGCGCTGGCCCGCGAGCGCGAGGACGCCATCAAGATGCTCACGGTCATTTTGCGCCACCACGTGATGAACCGCCGGAGCAAGCAGGTGCGCCACGGACGCGCTCGGATTTTGCTCGAGGCCCAGGCCTCCCAGGCCAAGGGTGAAGACCACGACGCGCTCGTCGCCCACGCCGAGGAGCTCGCCCGGGTCCAGGGGTGCATCGTGCGCATGGCCAAGCTGCAACGCAATGTCGTCATGCTGAGCCTTCTCGACGAGCAGCCGCACGAGGAGGTGGCGAAAATCCTGGGCATCTCGCCCGGCTACGTGCGCGTTCTGGTCCACCGTGCGCGCGAGCACATTCGCCTGTGTTCGTACATCGACGAAACGCTGTAA
- a CDS encoding HAD family phosphatase — translation MPQAIVFDLFGVIALHQSVEDKQRLEGLAGVAPPAFWEAYWALRKPYDAGQTSVDYWSTMGARLGVTFDAATVKALIDADLASWTGVDPRMVDLLGELSTAGRTLGLLSNIIEDLVPVFEAKHGGWLSRFQARTYSCQIGVAKPDLEAYRIAASRLGVEPRDCIFIDDNENNVRAARETGMQAEVFTSPDQVRRLLAV, via the coding sequence ATGCCCCAGGCCATCGTGTTCGATCTGTTCGGCGTCATTGCATTGCACCAATCCGTGGAAGACAAGCAGCGACTGGAAGGGCTCGCCGGCGTGGCACCGCCGGCGTTCTGGGAGGCCTATTGGGCGCTGCGCAAGCCGTACGACGCGGGCCAGACCAGTGTGGACTACTGGTCGACGATGGGCGCGCGCCTCGGCGTGACCTTCGACGCGGCCACGGTGAAGGCGTTGATCGATGCGGATCTCGCCAGCTGGACGGGCGTGGATCCCCGCATGGTGGACTTGCTCGGCGAGCTTTCGACAGCCGGACGCACACTGGGACTGCTCTCGAACATCATCGAGGACCTGGTCCCCGTCTTCGAAGCGAAGCACGGGGGCTGGCTCTCGCGGTTCCAGGCGCGCACGTACTCATGCCAAATCGGCGTGGCCAAGCCGGATCTCGAGGCGTACCGCATCGCCGCCTCCCGCCTTGGCGTGGAGCCACGCGACTGCATCTTCATCGACGACAACGAGAACAACGTGCGCGCAGCCCGCGAAACCGGCATGCAAGCGGAAGTGTTCACCTCCCCCGATCAGGTGCGCCGCCTGCTCGCCGTGTAA
- a CDS encoding ParB/RepB/Spo0J family partition protein: MAAKKTTAKKKATTSARAPARRKTPRKAPAESTGLQPHDCLFDVEPKELAPIRARIEDEGGSVLAAYRDPLGGRALALAVLPIGKIEPTPFQRDLSDTHHKRLAEVLVKTGRFLDPVIAVTAPDAAGGFWTPNGRHRLEAMRRLGAKAITALVVADREIAWQILALNTEKAHNLKERASEVIRIYRGLLDEDGARAESSFSFYLEDPALVTIGVCYEREPRFAGGAYHPILRRLERFSDGSLDEAVSVHEHLATETLAVEEKVAAAVARLKEKGLTSPYLRSFVVARINPLRWIKGELPSAESVLATMKERASRFNVDKVKQEDLARAGGVPDEESA; encoded by the coding sequence ATGGCCGCCAAGAAGACGACCGCGAAGAAGAAGGCGACGACCTCCGCGCGCGCTCCGGCGCGGCGGAAAACGCCGCGCAAGGCTCCGGCGGAATCGACGGGGCTCCAGCCGCACGATTGCCTGTTCGACGTCGAGCCGAAGGAGCTCGCGCCCATCCGCGCACGCATCGAGGACGAAGGCGGCTCGGTGCTGGCGGCGTACCGCGATCCGTTGGGCGGGCGCGCGCTGGCGTTGGCGGTGCTGCCCATCGGAAAGATCGAGCCCACGCCGTTCCAGCGCGATCTGTCGGACACGCATCACAAGCGGCTGGCCGAGGTGCTGGTCAAGACCGGACGCTTTCTCGATCCGGTGATCGCCGTGACGGCGCCAGACGCCGCGGGGGGCTTTTGGACGCCCAATGGCCGCCATCGCTTGGAGGCGATGCGCCGCCTGGGAGCGAAGGCGATCACGGCGTTGGTCGTGGCCGATCGCGAGATCGCCTGGCAGATCCTCGCGCTCAACACCGAGAAGGCGCACAACCTGAAAGAGCGCGCCTCGGAGGTCATCCGCATTTACCGCGGCCTGCTGGACGAAGATGGCGCGCGCGCCGAATCGAGCTTCTCCTTCTACTTGGAGGATCCCGCATTGGTGACCATCGGCGTCTGCTACGAGCGCGAGCCCCGTTTCGCCGGCGGCGCGTACCACCCGATTCTGCGGCGCTTGGAGCGCTTTTCCGACGGCTCGCTGGACGAAGCCGTCTCGGTGCACGAGCATTTGGCCACCGAAACGCTGGCCGTCGAGGAGAAGGTCGCCGCCGCCGTGGCACGCCTCAAAGAAAAGGGGCTCACGAGCCCGTACCTGCGCTCCTTCGTGGTCGCGCGCATCAATCCGCTGCGCTGGATCAAGGGCGAGTTGCCCTCGGCCGAGAGCGTACTCGCCACGATGAAGGAGCGTGCCTCGCGCTTCAACGTCGACAAGGTGAAGCAGGAGGACCTGGCCCGCGCCGGCGGTGTGCCGGACGAGGAATCCGCGTAG
- a CDS encoding GNAT family N-acetyltransferase — MMPLDAESLARITAEGWPALETEPLGRWVLRASAGFTRRANSVLAVGDPGMPVDDALARVRSWYAARSLPAYLQVFPGSALDDALVHRGWTLEAPVAVQIATIASVLDVTAPGGAGWGGVRVTDSPDAAWIARYHKASALAEPALRVLRGGPRVLFAAIAGDDPMRARAIGRCVLVGSWAGFSAIEVDPAHRRRGLAQAIMRALLEAAAAQGAENAYLQVETDNTAALALYERLHFVTHHHYHYRRMPSS, encoded by the coding sequence ATGATGCCGCTCGACGCGGAATCGCTCGCGCGCATCACGGCGGAAGGCTGGCCGGCCCTCGAGACCGAGCCCCTTGGCCGCTGGGTCCTGCGCGCCTCCGCGGGTTTCACCCGCAGGGCCAACTCCGTTCTCGCCGTCGGCGATCCCGGGATGCCGGTGGACGACGCCCTCGCGCGCGTTCGCAGCTGGTACGCCGCGCGCTCGCTCCCCGCGTACCTGCAGGTATTTCCCGGGAGCGCCCTCGACGACGCGCTCGTGCACCGGGGCTGGACCCTCGAAGCCCCCGTCGCGGTCCAGATAGCCACGATTGCCAGCGTCCTTGACGTCACCGCTCCCGGGGGCGCGGGGTGGGGGGGCGTGCGGGTGACCGACTCCCCCGATGCCGCGTGGATCGCCCGCTACCACAAGGCCAGCGCCCTCGCCGAACCGGCCCTGCGCGTGTTGCGCGGAGGCCCGCGCGTTCTCTTCGCCGCCATCGCCGGCGACGATCCGATGCGCGCCCGCGCCATCGGCCGTTGCGTGCTCGTGGGCTCGTGGGCGGGCTTCTCGGCCATCGAGGTCGACCCCGCCCATCGCCGTCGCGGCCTCGCCCAGGCCATCATGCGTGCCCTCCTCGAGGCTGCCGCTGCGCAGGGGGCGGAGAACGCGTACCTCCAAGTCGAGACCGACAACACCGCGGCCCTCGCGCTTTACGAGCGCCTGCACTTCGTCACGCACCACCACTACCACTACAGGCGGATGCCGAGCTCCTAG
- a CDS encoding response regulator transcription factor, with translation MIRVVLADDHTLVREGIRTLLALVDDIVLVGEAGDGEQTLRVVDEVRPDVLLLDMRMPKGDGCFVVTELAQRGILPATLILTTFDDDDAALAVVRAGARGFLLKDVTLERLVAAVRELAAGGTMIHPALTARAERELAKPAAEGPADAAELTTREREVLRLLAAGYSNREIAKALFVAEGTVKNHVSNILTKMGVRDRTRAVLKAAEWGVL, from the coding sequence GTGATTCGCGTGGTCCTGGCCGACGATCACACTTTGGTGCGGGAGGGGATCCGCACGTTGCTCGCGCTGGTGGACGACATCGTGCTGGTGGGCGAGGCGGGCGACGGCGAGCAGACGTTGCGCGTCGTCGACGAGGTCCGGCCCGACGTGCTCCTCTTGGACATGCGCATGCCGAAGGGCGACGGCTGCTTCGTGGTGACCGAGCTGGCCCAGCGCGGAATTCTGCCGGCGACGTTGATCCTGACGACCTTCGACGACGACGACGCGGCGCTCGCCGTGGTTCGTGCGGGGGCGCGCGGTTTCTTGCTCAAGGACGTGACCTTGGAGCGTTTGGTGGCCGCCGTGCGCGAGCTGGCCGCGGGGGGCACCATGATTCATCCGGCGCTGACCGCACGGGCCGAGCGCGAGTTGGCCAAGCCCGCCGCCGAAGGCCCCGCGGACGCCGCCGAGCTGACCACGCGCGAGCGCGAGGTCCTGCGTCTTCTCGCTGCAGGTTACTCGAACCGCGAGATCGCCAAGGCGCTCTTCGTGGCGGAGGGCACGGTGAAGAACCACGTATCCAACATTCTGACGAAAATGGGCGTCCGCGACCGCACGCGGGCGGTCCTCAAGGCTGCTGAGTGGGGCGTGCTCTGA